GCAGTCAGCCGTTCCCACGGACGTGCCTCCTGTCCGAAGCACTGACACTCGCCTGCCCCGGTCCTCCCGGGGTAAACACGGGGCAAGTTTTCCCGGTGGCACCGAACCGCTCTCCCGCTTCCCTGGAGACGGTGCGCCTCGAACTGGCGCGGCTGCTGGGTCGAGGCCCTGGAGCGGCTGCCGCGCCAGGCGCGCTACGCCACGGTGCAGGAACTGGCCGAAGCGGTCGTCGGCACCGGAGAACCCGACGACAACGCATAGCACCGGGGCTCAGGGGTACTGCGGCGGACACCACCCTGATGCGCCCCTACCCCCACCACCGGGGAACGCAGGAAAGGCCCACAGCCATGGCTGATTTCGTAAGGGAAGTCATGACGCCAGGCGTCGCCGCGGTACGACCGGACGCCTCGCTCGTCGAAGCCGCACAGCTGATGCGCGCCCAGGACATCGGCGACGTCCTGGTCACCAGTGACCACCAGGTCATCGGGGTGCTCACCGACCGTGACATCACGCTGCGGGCCGTCGCCGACGGCGTCGACCCGCTGACCGTGAGCGCCCAGGCCGTGTGCACCCCCGACCCGGTGGTGGTCGGCCCGGACGACGCGGTGACCGCCGCGATCACGCTGATGCGCGACCACGCGGTACGCCGGCTGCCGGTCGTCGAGGACGGGCACGCCGTGGGCATGGTCAGCCTCGGCGACCTGGCACGCGCACAGGACCCGGCCTCGGCGCTCGCCGACGTCAGCCGCGCAGAACCGGACGGCTGGCCAGGGGCCGCTCCCGCATGAGGACGGCATCCTCGAGTCACTGCTGCCCGGCGGCGCGGACCGGTAGGTTGCGCGGACCGCCGGGTTTCAAGGCCGCCGTCCGAGCAGGCACAGCAGCTTCGTCTGCACGTACGCTCCGGGCGGCGGCTGTACCGGTGCCGCGAACAGGCCGCTCTTCTCCAGCTCCGCCGCGTACGGCGTGACCTCGCGCATCGCGAA
Above is a genomic segment from Streptomyces sp. R21 containing:
- a CDS encoding CBS domain-containing protein; this translates as MADFVREVMTPGVAAVRPDASLVEAAQLMRAQDIGDVLVTSDHQVIGVLTDRDITLRAVADGVDPLTVSAQAVCTPDPVVVGPDDAVTAAITLMRDHAVRRLPVVEDGHAVGMVSLGDLARAQDPASALADVSRAEPDGWPGAAPA